One Gossypium hirsutum isolate 1008001.06 chromosome A08, Gossypium_hirsutum_v2.1, whole genome shotgun sequence genomic window, atactTCCTTAACATTGAAACATTAAAgacatcatgaattttctgtaaTTCAGGGGACAAGTCCAATCGATATGCTACTTGTCCAATTCTCTCTATaacttcatacggtccaatgactCGAGGACTTAATTTTCCCTTTCGACCGAACCTTATgattttcttccaaggagaaactttgagaaacactttatctccaattGAATACTCAATATCCCGTCTTTTCAAATTGGCGTATGATTTCTGTTTATCAAAAATTCGTTTTCAATTTCTCTTGAATTTTCTTTACAGTACCTTCAGTCTGTTGAATTAATTCGGGCCCAATCATCTTCCTTTCATtcaattctgtccaacatacGGGTGATCTACATTTttaaccatataaagcttcatacggtgccatctatATGCTTGATTGAAAATTATTGTCATACACAAACTTAGCCAACGGTAAATACCATTTCCAATTAGATTCAAAGTCAATCATGCAGGCTCAAAGCATGTCTTCCAAAGTCTGTATTACCCGTTCAGAttgcccgtcagtttgcggatgaaaagctgtactgaaatGAAGTTGAGTACCAAGAGACTCATGTAATTGCTTCCAAAACCTCGACGTAAACCGTGGATCTCTGTCAGAAATTATTGATTCTGGAATACCGTGTAGCCTTACAATTTCTCGAATATACACCTCCGCAAGTTTCTGTAGTGACCAATCAGTTCTGTCAgatataaaatgagttgatttcataAGTCGGTCAAAGATTACCCAAATAGCAATCTTTTTACTTGTAGACAGTGGCGACccagttacaaaatccattgttatttagtcccatttccattcaggaatactAATATGCTGAAGCAACCCTGTCGGAACTTGATGTTCTGTCTTTACCCGttgacaagtcaaacatttaGCTACATATTCAGTTATATCCTTTTTCATTCTCGGCCACCAATAAAATTCTCGTAAATTACGATATATTTTCATGCCTCCGAGATGTAAGGAAAACTGACCATTGTAAGCTTCTCGAAGAATTAATTCCTTTATCTCAGAAGTAATTGGAATACAGAGCCAATtttgaaatctcaaacaatcattttCGTTAATACTAAAATTCCCTACTGTACCTTTTTTTTACCATTTctctttttttcattaatttgtcATCTTTCAGCTGTACTGATCTAATCTGATCAAACATTACTTGGTTTCACTCTTAATTCGGCCAAGAGTCATCCTTCATCAGTAATACTGAGTTGTACAAACATCGCTTTCAGTTCTATTGCAGTTTTTCTACTCagtgcatcagctacaacattagctttacctGGGTGGTAGTATATGAcacagtcataatctttcaaaaaCTCTATCTACTATCTTTGCCTCGGGTTTAGTTCCTTTTGAGAAAGCaggtacttcaaacttttatgatcagtataaatatagCACTTTTCACCGtataggtaatgtctccaaattttcaaggcaaatatTACAACcgctaattctaaatcatgtgttggataattatGTTCATGCGGTTTTAATTGTCGTGAAGCATAAACAATTGCTTTTCCATTTTGCATCATTACATATCCAAGTCCGTTCAACGAAGCATAGCTATACACAATAAAATGTTTTCCTGATTTTGGCAAagtcaacactggtgcttctgtcaacatttgcttcaatgtttcgaaactttgctgacactgaTCATTCCAGACAAACAGAATATTCTTTTGTAGTAATTTTGTCATCGATAGagctatctttgaaaatccaTTCACGAACCTTCGAAAATATCCAGCTAAGCCGAGGAAACTTCTTACTTTTGACACATTTTTGGGAACTTCCCACTGAACaatagcttcaatcttctttagGTCTACTCTGATTCCATCAGCCGATACCACATGGCCAAGAAATACGACCTCTgatagccaaaactcacatttactcaATTTCCCACATAATTGCTTTTCTCGCAGTGTTTGTAAAACTATTCGGAGATGTTGCTCATGTTCTTCTTCAGATTtggagtataccaggatatcatcaataaagactACCATAAACtagtccaagtatggctgaaaaatccagttcataagatccataaaagcgAGTAGTtattaacccaaatggcatcaccaaaaattcataatgtccattcCGTGTATGGAATACTCTTTTCAGTACATTAATCTCTTTTACCTTCAATTAATAATATCtcgacctcaaatcaatcttagaaaatacaataactcctttcaattgatcgaatAAACCTTCTATACGAGggagtggatacttattcttaacacTTACCTTATTcaattgtcgataatcaatacacaactgCATCgaatcatctttctttttaacgaaTAACACGGAGCTCCCCACGGTAATGTACTAGGTCATATAAAACCTCGATCCAACAAGTCTTACAGTTATAACTTCAGTTTCTTCAACTCAATAGGTGACATTCGATATGGAGGTATTGACACCGGATCCATACTTGGGTAtacttcaatcacaaattcaactttCCGATCAGGAGGTAATCTAAGCAATTCTTCAAGATTAATAACATATGCTAAGAAAGTATCACATCATTGATAAAGGAGCTTACTAGCTTTAATTGCTAAAATAACACGAACAGTCCCACTGGTACGAATACCCTTTACTTCGATTCGATCACCACTTTCATTCTGAACagtgaatttctttttataataatCCAAGGTTACTCTATGTTCTgacagccaatccatacccagcaTAATGTCAAAGTCGTCAAATGGCATGATTAACAGATCAACAGAAAAGATTTTATCCTAAATTATTAATGGACATCTTCGACATATCTGATTCACTAGCATAGTTTGCCCCAATGGACTAGACACTTTTATCGTTATTCTAGATACTTCAGGTTTTAAATTTCTCATCTCAACCAGTTTTGTATTAATGTAGGAATGTGACGATCCTGgatctgttaaaaaataaatgagtTCTGAATGTAATAAGATAATACCTATGACTACATTATGAGCATCTCCCTAGTCTCGAGTTCTTACACCATACGCTCAGGCTGGAGCTCTTACTTCAGATTGCTGTGTAGTATTTTCACTAGCCTTTCTAGTTCCACCTCTAGCAACTGAACCACTTTGGCCTGAACCTCGACTTCTAGATGCAGATTCTGATATCTGAGAAACCGTTGGTGCTACTTTATTAAGCTTCGGCTGTCCTTTACAAAATGATTAGTGGATACAAAATGAAAACAGCCCTCAGTTAATTTTCTATATTCTTCCCTATGTCTGTTTCCACAATATTCACATTCTAGAATTTTAGTTTCCACAATATTCACATTCTAGAATTTTAGTGTTCGGAGCTGGGCTTCTAATATTACCGGTAGATACAGTAGTGTGTCTCTTTCAAATTCTGTCTCATCTTTCTGATCTTGAACCGAATCTTCCACTATCACGAGATTCCTTTGATCGCTTGAATTGCGGACTTGAACTAGCAGTTCCAGGATGTTTTCTAGTGGAACGGGCAGTTTCAAACCTTTTACTCTTTCCCAGAACTTGATCAATCATTTTAGCTCTTTCTATTAAGTCTGCAAGCTCTGTAATCCGTAGAGGCATCAATTGCAGTTCGAATTCATCTCGCAGTCCTCTTAGAAATCTCTTACATCTGTCAACTTCAGTCGGTATAAATTCGGTTGCATATCTACTCAGTCTCATACATTCTCGTTCATAATCCACTACAGACATATCTCTCTATTTAGGCATAAAAAACTCCTGTTTCCGGTCTTCCATGTATGTCTCCCCCAAatacttcttctgaaattctCGTTTAAAGAATTCCCAGTTTACCTGTTCTTTCGGTATATTCTAAATCACTGATTCCCATCATATGTAAGCTTTTTCTTGTAACAGAGAAACAACGCATATTAAACTTTCCTATGGTGTGCATTCTAACTACTTCAGAATTCTCTTGTTAGTCTCTAACCAATTTTTAGCTATTGCTGAATCAGTTCCCTTTGATCCCAGATATTCAGTGGCTCCATATTTTCGTAGTTCTTTAATAGGGGCTTGTCGGGTAGTAGGGGTAAAGGTAGTAGCAGGCATACTTCCTATCGCTTTTTGAAGAGCTTCAGCAATCATTCTAAATATTTCTGTATTATCCCTCCCAATATTCGGTGGTTGATTACCTACTAGGTTTACAATTGGGGTTGCAGATTCGGACTCATTTACATCACGTGATTCATCTCTA contains:
- the LOC107919126 gene encoding uncharacterized protein, which encodes MDFVTGSPLSTSKKIAIWVIFDRLMKSTHFISDRTDWSLQKLAEVYIREIVRLHGIPESIISDRDPRFTSRFWKQLHESLGTQLHFSTAFHPQTDGQSERKSYANLKRRDIEYSIGDKVFLKVSPWKKIIRFGRKGKLSPRVIGPYEVIERIGQVAYRLDLSPELQKIHDVFNVSMLRKYRSDPSYIISTEDIEIRPDLSYKEEPVAILANEVKELRNKQVPLVKVLWRSHSVKEATWEPEDTMRSQYPHLFSANVAPETSSKKGKEETNEDIEFVPMRYFVYTTVTVSVTSMVYSGFGR